In Nitrospirota bacterium, the DNA window ATGGTGCTTATATCCCTGTAGATATTCCGCTCCGTAGTACCGAAATCCTCTGCCAGGGTTTTAGGAGTACATTGTTTACGTATATCAAGGATTCTAAGGATGGAGAGGAGCCTGTGTATCTTCTTTTCCCTGTCCACATCTCTTTTAGACCGACCCGCCATAATCTTCCCTCCAGCGGCATATTTTATATATTCTTGAAGACCGTTGTCAAACCATGAATTGAACCATGCATTAAAACGGCGCAGGGTAAAAGTCACACTGACCAATGGTTGTCACCCGTGCATGTTATTGTATAACGAACA includes these proteins:
- a CDS encoding HTH domain-containing protein; its protein translation is MAGRSKRDVDREKKIHRLLSILRILDIRKQCTPKTLAEDFGTTERNIYRDIST